A window of the Isosphaera pallida ATCC 43644 genome harbors these coding sequences:
- a CDS encoding amidohydrolase family protein: MSASCSKPRRGWLASAAAVLTSTLISVAWIAADEPAESGTAPPPTKANGFDAKKEEKKEKDPVKSAPPPFVGPANQTPLALVGGTLVTLDDDDRVISNGVVVIVNGHIAQVGPADQVTIPEEAERLDLTGFLVTPGLIDARSVAGLTSDAAADSASDASLDPARVLDPFAEEMLDLSAQGITAVSVQPSPAGQLGGRSILVRVGPNPDPRPEAMVLHNEAGVQAALGAGGGPSNGLTRPAEFDRLKKGLADAKAYQEKFQKYQDALKKYEADLKAYNEAKNQAQAVNAQDASKSSGQSSNKGDAENKKAAKTPGETPAKKDEAGTNDRPAPSPTPEPDRPPTRDELRRIFEILRERGIGRPTPEILRDILREIRAESSSESQKKQEPEPQDQSSKKEEAETKKASEKKEQEDARKNVPSPPTKPTPPDREEPKELLVRVLENVIPLRLELHRADDLERAFKWLDELKIPVILEGLSHPGDKANLVRTRRVPLVLGPWVELEGAPPSYRAGRPSDWPAGLIDEESRFALASVTRRPAGSRWLRVQAAAAVASGIAPPRVLRAITRWPAEFLGRGDTLGRIQTGYRADLAVFAGDPLDPSAPVRLTLSGGVATFQNAQVKPSSGVGPVTIASLPPTAGDLSSADRPAIFPQVQAPAVVFTTTRLMTEGGGFAPGAVWVEAGAIKAFGPDAAANVPANVPVVELGDRPLTPGLVAGPSDFGRSAAIDDPAEPIAALTAADALDPFDPALRRRVEAGFLTVVLAPGSSNVVAGAVAAVRPAAKTPLVNPAIAEKLVLSEASRSLERSPATLSSQLALLNRGLEGTLPPTNFYLPEPLKTRFEARRLESLQAVKKGERPALIEARRAEEVAQVLELVARHKLAPPTLIGPVELTPFLDDLKAAGARVVVSTTALLRDERGRLTREVVATGIAGIPLALADDGEPGQARIAATQLVNAGLPPEVALLALTHHAAEAVALPPSCGRLAVGAAADLVIWTGHPLDLRTNVEALVIEGRLWRPPSTKSDRSTQRERIPPS, encoded by the coding sequence ATGTCGGCATCGTGTTCCAAACCCCGTCGGGGTTGGCTTGCCTCGGCGGCGGCCGTTTTAACCTCCACGTTGATCAGCGTCGCCTGGATCGCCGCCGACGAACCGGCGGAGAGTGGGACCGCCCCTCCCCCAACCAAAGCCAACGGCTTCGACGCCAAGAAGGAAGAGAAAAAGGAGAAGGACCCGGTCAAGTCCGCTCCGCCGCCGTTTGTCGGACCCGCCAACCAAACGCCCCTGGCTCTGGTGGGTGGCACCCTGGTGACCCTCGACGACGACGACCGTGTGATTTCCAACGGCGTGGTGGTGATCGTCAACGGCCACATCGCTCAAGTCGGTCCCGCTGACCAGGTGACTATCCCCGAGGAGGCCGAGCGGCTGGATTTGACCGGATTCCTCGTCACGCCGGGATTGATCGACGCACGAAGCGTGGCTGGTCTCACCAGCGACGCCGCCGCCGACTCCGCCTCTGACGCTTCGCTCGACCCCGCGCGGGTTCTGGATCCGTTCGCCGAGGAGATGCTCGATCTGTCCGCTCAAGGGATCACGGCCGTTTCGGTCCAACCCTCCCCTGCAGGTCAACTGGGTGGCCGCTCAATCCTGGTGCGGGTCGGTCCTAACCCCGACCCCCGGCCCGAGGCAATGGTCCTCCACAACGAGGCGGGCGTTCAAGCCGCCTTGGGTGCCGGCGGTGGTCCTTCCAATGGGCTGACTCGACCCGCCGAGTTCGATCGCCTCAAGAAGGGACTGGCCGACGCGAAGGCGTATCAAGAAAAATTCCAAAAATATCAAGATGCGCTCAAAAAGTATGAAGCTGACCTGAAAGCTTACAACGAGGCCAAAAACCAGGCCCAAGCGGTCAACGCCCAGGACGCCTCCAAGTCGAGCGGCCAATCGTCTAACAAGGGCGACGCCGAGAACAAGAAGGCCGCAAAAACGCCGGGCGAAACGCCGGCAAAGAAGGACGAGGCTGGAACGAACGATCGGCCAGCTCCAAGTCCCACGCCCGAGCCGGATCGCCCGCCCACGCGCGATGAGCTGCGTCGCATCTTCGAGATTCTGAGGGAACGAGGCATCGGGCGTCCCACCCCGGAGATTCTCCGCGACATCCTGCGGGAGATTCGGGCCGAATCCAGCTCGGAATCCCAAAAGAAGCAGGAGCCCGAACCACAAGATCAATCTTCCAAGAAGGAGGAGGCTGAAACGAAGAAGGCGTCCGAAAAGAAGGAACAGGAGGACGCCCGGAAGAACGTTCCGTCCCCTCCCACCAAGCCGACACCGCCGGACAGGGAGGAACCCAAAGAGTTGCTGGTGCGGGTTCTGGAGAACGTGATTCCCTTGCGTTTGGAACTTCATCGGGCCGACGATCTCGAACGCGCGTTCAAGTGGCTTGACGAGCTGAAGATCCCTGTGATTTTGGAAGGGCTGAGTCACCCCGGCGACAAGGCCAACCTGGTTCGAACCCGCCGAGTGCCGCTGGTGCTGGGACCGTGGGTGGAACTGGAAGGTGCTCCGCCGTCCTACCGTGCGGGGCGGCCGTCTGATTGGCCCGCGGGCTTGATTGACGAGGAAAGTCGTTTCGCGCTGGCGAGCGTTACGAGGCGGCCGGCGGGGTCGCGTTGGTTACGGGTCCAGGCCGCCGCAGCGGTCGCCTCGGGAATCGCGCCTCCGCGCGTGTTGCGGGCGATCACCCGTTGGCCGGCCGAGTTTCTGGGTCGGGGCGATACCTTGGGCCGGATTCAAACCGGTTATCGTGCCGATTTGGCGGTCTTCGCGGGGGATCCCCTCGATCCCTCCGCGCCTGTCCGCCTGACCCTCTCGGGAGGAGTGGCGACCTTTCAGAACGCGCAGGTCAAACCTTCCTCCGGGGTAGGACCAGTTACCATTGCCTCGCTTCCGCCCACGGCGGGCGACTTGTCCTCCGCTGATCGCCCTGCCATTTTCCCCCAGGTTCAAGCTCCCGCGGTGGTGTTCACGACCACGCGGCTCATGACCGAAGGCGGTGGGTTCGCCCCCGGCGCAGTTTGGGTGGAAGCGGGTGCGATCAAGGCGTTTGGCCCCGACGCTGCGGCCAACGTTCCAGCGAACGTTCCGGTGGTAGAGTTGGGCGATCGTCCCCTGACCCCTGGCTTGGTGGCGGGTCCTTCCGATTTTGGTCGCTCCGCAGCGATTGACGACCCAGCCGAACCGATCGCCGCCCTGACAGCTGCCGACGCGCTAGATCCCTTCGACCCCGCGCTTCGTCGGCGGGTTGAGGCGGGGTTCCTCACCGTGGTGCTGGCCCCTGGCTCCTCCAATGTGGTCGCCGGTGCGGTAGCTGCGGTGCGACCTGCCGCCAAGACACCGTTGGTGAATCCGGCGATCGCCGAGAAATTGGTTCTCAGCGAGGCGTCCCGTTCGCTCGAACGGTCCCCAGCCACCCTCTCAAGTCAGTTGGCTTTGCTCAACCGCGGCTTGGAGGGAACGTTGCCACCCACCAATTTTTATCTTCCTGAACCGCTCAAGACCCGCTTCGAAGCCCGCCGCTTGGAAAGCCTGCAAGCCGTCAAAAAAGGGGAGCGTCCTGCGCTGATCGAAGCGCGACGTGCCGAGGAGGTGGCTCAAGTACTCGAACTGGTCGCGCGTCACAAGCTCGCTCCCCCCACTCTCATCGGCCCGGTGGAATTGACCCCATTTCTAGACGATCTCAAGGCGGCCGGCGCGCGGGTTGTCGTTTCAACCACCGCGCTGCTCCGCGACGAGAGAGGGCGACTGACCCGTGAGGTGGTGGCGACCGGAATCGCCGGCATTCCGCTGGCTCTGGCCGACGATGGTGAACCAGGTCAAGCGCGGATTGCCGCAACGCAGCTGGTCAACGCGGGATTGCCTCCCGAGGTGGCATTGCTCGCGTTGACCCATCACGCCGCGGAGGCCGTCGCCTTGCCTCCCTCGTGTGGCCGTTTGGCGGTGGGGGCCGCCGCCGATTTGGTGATCTGGACCGGCCATCCGCTGGACCTGCGAACGAATGTGGAAGCGCTGGTGATCGAAGGCCGTCTCTGGAGGCCGCCATCCACCAAGTCCGATCGCTCCACCCAGCGTGAAAGGATTCCGCCAAGCTAA
- a CDS encoding amidohydrolase family protein, producing the protein MTATPTMTMHTALTDLAMSGLENRVTRVRWGIAAIVVAAVLGGSGPIAQAQSSGSIAFTGGRVIPVMGDPIDNAALVIREGRIAALGPVDQVTIPVEARVIDATGKTLIPGLIEVHTTSGQDAVNEINPNVPFLSVLDGINPGLPFFEDALRNGVTAAAIFPGDNTLIGGQGAVVKTAGTYVNDMTIVRNAGLKISLRPASGRGRMAQLARLRFELTKAREQIENDEKERKSQAEKEEANKGAEADKQDETNKEETKKQETSQDAASPSSGEDTANSADEQRAALVSLLKKQVPAFVSCDQAMDVPVALALANEFGFEPILVLGRDCYKAAQLIGKSKTPAILPPDLIFWETDPRTGEDLKRVLPEIFLDAGVPLLFQTSSTSSATLGSNFLWYQAALATRSGLTDAQALAAITLEPAKLLKIDNFVGSLEVGKDGDVVMLSGDPLKVGTWVELTVVNGRVVYDRSNDDKLKRLLEPVKETK; encoded by the coding sequence ATGACTGCAACGCCAACGATGACCATGCACACCGCCCTAACGGATCTTGCGATGAGTGGATTGGAAAACCGGGTTACTCGAGTCCGTTGGGGAATCGCCGCGATCGTGGTGGCGGCAGTGCTGGGAGGATCCGGCCCGATTGCCCAGGCTCAGAGTTCCGGTTCCATCGCGTTCACAGGAGGAAGGGTCATTCCGGTCATGGGGGACCCTATCGACAACGCCGCCCTGGTGATCCGCGAGGGCCGCATCGCGGCCCTCGGTCCAGTCGATCAGGTGACGATTCCAGTCGAAGCTCGGGTGATTGACGCGACCGGCAAAACCCTTATTCCAGGACTCATTGAAGTTCACACCACGAGTGGTCAAGATGCGGTCAATGAGATCAACCCCAACGTCCCGTTTCTTTCGGTGCTCGACGGAATCAACCCCGGCCTGCCGTTCTTCGAGGATGCGTTGCGCAACGGGGTCACCGCCGCCGCGATCTTTCCCGGTGACAACACCCTAATTGGCGGGCAAGGCGCGGTGGTCAAAACCGCCGGAACCTATGTAAACGACATGACCATCGTGCGCAACGCTGGTCTGAAAATCTCGCTGCGGCCTGCTTCAGGACGTGGGCGAATGGCGCAGTTGGCTCGTCTGCGGTTCGAGTTGACCAAAGCCCGCGAGCAAATCGAGAACGACGAGAAAGAGAGAAAAAGCCAGGCGGAAAAGGAGGAGGCCAACAAGGGCGCGGAGGCTGACAAGCAGGACGAAACCAACAAGGAGGAGACCAAGAAGCAGGAAACGTCCCAAGACGCCGCGTCGCCCTCTTCTGGAGAGGACACCGCGAACTCGGCTGACGAACAAAGGGCAGCGTTGGTGAGCCTGCTCAAGAAACAAGTTCCGGCGTTCGTCTCTTGCGACCAGGCGATGGATGTGCCCGTTGCGCTTGCGTTGGCCAACGAGTTCGGGTTTGAGCCCATTCTGGTGCTGGGCCGTGATTGTTACAAGGCCGCTCAACTCATCGGCAAATCCAAGACCCCAGCGATCCTGCCGCCCGACCTGATCTTCTGGGAGACCGATCCTCGCACAGGCGAGGATCTCAAACGAGTTCTGCCCGAAATTTTTCTCGATGCCGGCGTCCCCTTGCTCTTTCAAACGAGTTCGACCTCGAGCGCCACGTTGGGGTCCAATTTCTTGTGGTACCAGGCAGCGCTGGCGACCAGGTCGGGCCTGACTGACGCCCAGGCGCTGGCCGCCATCACCCTCGAACCGGCCAAACTGCTCAAAATCGACAACTTCGTGGGATCCCTCGAAGTCGGTAAAGATGGGGATGTGGTCATGCTCTCCGGCGATCCTCTTAAGGTCGGAACCTGGGTGGAACTCACCGTGGTCAATGGGCGGGTGGTCTACGACCGTTCCAACGACGACAAGCTCAAGCGTCTGCTCGAACCCGTGAAGGAGACCAAGTGA
- a CDS encoding amidohydrolase family protein codes for MISFKDRLDPGGWAGSIRVIVAWGAVTWGMVLVPSHASVSLQPEGAEGQVILKAAQIHTLAAQGSIEPGFVKIEGGRIVAVGDADAVGLKQGTTDDAGVIDLGGAHLIPGLVDAAALFESLGPDAEVTSEVTPTWTAADSVNRRARALREAFDQGITTLAVLPGSDNVVGGWAAVFKTTGDQTPASLVEPRAGLTVTLASDPARRNRSGTRPDSIYVRLPTNRMGVVWLLRRAFQQAEEEPDNPEFQPIRQALKGNTRLMVRARTAFDLEAALRVLEEFHAQAPPILVGGQEAYNVIDQIKRAGASVALERLRTNAVYGPEATELVWNLPGILAKAGIPFALTGGDLLEQARFAHRFGLGEVEALAAITRVPAGLLGLSERLGAIAPGYDADLVVLDGPPLQWSTNVRGVILNGRLPQSLHRNTRKD; via the coding sequence ATGATTTCTTTCAAAGATCGACTTGATCCTGGCGGTTGGGCCGGGTCGATTCGGGTGATCGTCGCGTGGGGGGCGGTCACGTGGGGGATGGTCCTTGTGCCATCCCATGCTAGCGTGTCGTTGCAACCGGAGGGCGCGGAGGGCCAGGTGATCCTCAAGGCGGCCCAAATTCACACCTTGGCCGCTCAAGGGAGCATTGAGCCGGGTTTCGTCAAGATCGAAGGTGGTCGCATCGTCGCGGTGGGCGACGCGGACGCTGTGGGTCTGAAGCAGGGGACCACCGACGACGCGGGCGTGATCGACCTGGGCGGAGCTCATTTGATTCCCGGCTTGGTGGACGCTGCGGCGTTGTTTGAGAGTCTCGGACCCGACGCCGAGGTGACTTCCGAAGTCACTCCCACCTGGACGGCGGCCGATTCGGTCAACCGTCGCGCCCGCGCCCTGCGTGAGGCGTTCGATCAGGGAATTACTACCCTGGCGGTTCTGCCTGGCAGCGACAATGTGGTGGGCGGCTGGGCGGCGGTTTTCAAAACCACCGGCGACCAAACCCCCGCCTCCCTGGTCGAACCCCGCGCTGGTCTGACGGTCACCCTGGCCAGCGACCCCGCTCGAAGAAATCGCTCCGGCACCCGCCCGGATTCCATTTACGTGCGCCTCCCCACCAATCGCATGGGGGTCGTCTGGTTGCTGAGACGAGCGTTTCAGCAAGCCGAGGAGGAACCGGACAACCCCGAGTTCCAGCCAATCCGCCAAGCGCTCAAAGGAAACACCCGATTGATGGTCCGCGCGCGCACCGCGTTCGACCTGGAAGCGGCGCTGAGGGTTTTGGAGGAATTCCACGCGCAAGCTCCGCCCATTCTGGTGGGAGGTCAAGAAGCTTACAACGTGATCGATCAGATCAAACGAGCCGGAGCTTCGGTCGCGCTCGAGCGTCTGCGCACCAACGCCGTGTACGGTCCCGAGGCGACCGAATTAGTCTGGAATCTGCCGGGCATCCTCGCCAAGGCAGGAATCCCATTCGCTTTGACAGGCGGCGATCTGTTAGAGCAGGCTCGGTTTGCCCACCGGTTCGGACTTGGCGAGGTGGAAGCTCTGGCCGCGATCACCCGCGTTCCAGCAGGCTTACTAGGTTTGAGTGAACGCCTAGGCGCGATCGCTCCCGGATACGACGCCGACCTCGTGGTGCTTGACGGCCCTCCTCTGCAATGGTCCACCAACGTGCGCGGCGTCATCCTCAACGGCCGCCTGCCTCAATCCCTCCACCGGAACACTCGGAAGGACTAA
- a CDS encoding amidohydrolase family protein — translation MSARTWFSFGLKTLGLVGSTAAVGVALEIAGPMSWPSRWSASPPATSDDTPAVVVYRAGAIWTGDGPPITPGALVTRSGKIEAVGPVDQVAVHEGAIVRDLGPGAAITPALVVAETTLTASGPIEERAVTPEIKAVDGFDPFERYERALSGGVVTVQLSAGRDRLAPGVGAVVKLSGADSSALSDRILRAEEAVAFVLSSAARSPARIFEPEVGPVSVERPLKPTQPQLSGSLAGAVAGLRLLFQATQADADQLGDDVGLLALKAGLERGGPLRITAVEPAEIRAALALANEFNRQIVLVDPSRPDFANRPDDPTADPALISTYDPAVWRKWVAGVILSPGLRPGRLSNPPLPIKDDQGRLIAQLEPWDHAKRLIDAGIPVAIRPESDADLGEMFYLGGLFARGGLGSVECLAMLTRDAAKILGVDDRVGTLAPGKDADLLILDGAPFSPSTRVKRVIVAGIDRTPNPAKPSDDAPTTRPLIVKAAMVADGSGQVIPNGAILIENGLIRALGPIEAISIPDEAEVRQFVEGYVVPGFLDLSANLGLGLNGPLTQTLAPRTKLGERLISDDPAIEVARQGGITTVLLAANPAGTNPAPVVAFKLSDPPKVVKDPVALKFRISGNLTAARPGLKRTLDSAKSYVDSWTKYEADLAEYRKLKTAFDEAQAKAKAEEAKKKAQEAKKAEDTKTSNETKTTEEAKTTEPADEKKVEETKKAEETKKAEETKKAEETKKAEETKKEPTIPVEPKEPTKPNVNEDLEPFRAIFGGTMPVMVEARSESAIKLALELFRDEYKLPLVIIGGDEANALAGEIAKRDVAVALGPNLFRSQGARSINVAQTLAVQGVLLGFISEAATGSKELPTAVGYAVSRGLGSRDALVALTHGAAKLLNLGDRLGLVAPGRAADLVILSGPPGLPSSRVLAVMIDGRFVHSTQPELPTDPLED, via the coding sequence ATGTCGGCTCGGACTTGGTTTTCGTTTGGCTTGAAAACCTTGGGCCTGGTGGGTTCGACGGCGGCAGTCGGTGTGGCTCTTGAAATAGCCGGACCCATGAGTTGGCCGTCGCGCTGGTCGGCATCGCCCCCCGCGACCTCAGACGACACGCCCGCGGTCGTGGTCTATCGCGCGGGAGCTATTTGGACTGGGGATGGTCCGCCGATTACCCCTGGCGCATTAGTGACTCGGAGCGGAAAGATCGAGGCGGTCGGTCCGGTTGATCAGGTGGCGGTGCATGAAGGAGCGATTGTCCGCGACCTGGGGCCGGGGGCGGCGATCACTCCGGCCCTGGTGGTGGCGGAAACCACCTTGACGGCCTCCGGGCCCATCGAGGAACGGGCCGTCACTCCCGAAATAAAAGCAGTGGACGGCTTCGATCCATTCGAGCGCTACGAGCGCGCATTGTCCGGCGGGGTCGTCACCGTCCAGCTTTCCGCGGGACGCGATCGCCTCGCGCCCGGCGTGGGGGCGGTGGTCAAGCTGTCCGGAGCTGACTCGAGCGCCTTGTCGGATCGAATCCTCCGGGCCGAGGAAGCTGTGGCGTTTGTCCTCTCCTCAGCGGCCCGCAGCCCAGCGCGGATCTTCGAGCCCGAAGTCGGTCCGGTTTCGGTCGAGCGTCCCCTCAAGCCCACTCAACCCCAGTTGTCCGGCAGCCTCGCCGGAGCAGTGGCCGGTCTCCGCCTCCTGTTCCAAGCCACACAGGCCGACGCCGACCAACTCGGGGACGATGTTGGTCTGCTCGCTCTCAAGGCGGGGCTGGAGCGGGGTGGCCCGTTGCGGATCACCGCCGTCGAACCCGCTGAAATTCGCGCGGCCCTCGCACTGGCTAACGAGTTCAATCGCCAAATCGTGTTGGTCGATCCCAGTCGTCCCGACTTCGCCAATCGACCCGACGACCCCACGGCCGATCCCGCGTTGATTTCCACCTATGATCCCGCCGTCTGGCGCAAGTGGGTGGCCGGGGTCATCCTCAGCCCTGGCCTGCGTCCTGGACGATTGAGCAATCCGCCGCTCCCCATCAAGGACGACCAAGGTCGGTTGATTGCCCAACTGGAACCGTGGGATCACGCCAAACGCCTTATCGACGCGGGCATCCCGGTGGCGATCCGTCCTGAGTCCGACGCCGATCTCGGCGAGATGTTCTATCTCGGTGGTCTATTCGCCCGCGGCGGCCTGGGATCGGTGGAGTGTTTGGCGATGCTCACCCGCGACGCCGCGAAAATTCTCGGCGTGGACGATCGCGTCGGTACCCTCGCGCCGGGCAAGGATGCGGATTTGCTCATCCTCGACGGGGCTCCGTTTTCGCCCTCCACCCGAGTCAAGCGAGTGATTGTCGCCGGAATTGACCGAACTCCGAACCCCGCTAAGCCTTCCGACGACGCCCCGACAACCCGTCCCCTGATCGTCAAGGCCGCGATGGTGGCCGACGGATCCGGCCAGGTGATTCCCAACGGAGCGATTCTGATCGAAAACGGCCTCATCCGGGCGCTGGGACCCATTGAGGCGATCTCGATCCCCGACGAAGCCGAAGTGCGTCAATTCGTGGAAGGATACGTTGTCCCTGGCTTCCTCGACCTGTCGGCCAATCTCGGCCTGGGACTCAACGGGCCGTTGACCCAGACGCTGGCCCCCCGCACCAAACTGGGCGAACGGCTGATTTCCGACGACCCAGCGATCGAAGTGGCCCGTCAGGGCGGGATCACCACCGTGCTGCTGGCCGCCAACCCCGCCGGAACCAACCCCGCCCCGGTCGTCGCCTTCAAATTGTCCGACCCTCCTAAGGTGGTCAAAGACCCAGTGGCTTTGAAGTTTCGCATCTCCGGCAATCTGACTGCGGCGAGGCCAGGTCTTAAACGGACCCTCGATTCGGCCAAGTCCTACGTGGATTCCTGGACGAAGTACGAGGCCGATCTGGCCGAATACCGCAAACTCAAAACCGCGTTCGACGAAGCCCAGGCCAAAGCCAAGGCGGAGGAGGCCAAGAAGAAGGCGCAGGAGGCCAAAAAGGCTGAAGACACGAAGACGTCCAACGAGACGAAGACGACCGAGGAAGCCAAGACGACCGAGCCCGCCGACGAAAAGAAAGTCGAAGAGACCAAGAAGGCTGAAGAGACCAAGAAGGCCGAAGAGACCAAGAAGGCCGAAGAGACCAAGAAGGCCGAAGAGACCAAGAAGGAACCCACCATCCCCGTGGAGCCCAAGGAACCTACCAAGCCCAATGTCAATGAGGACCTTGAACCATTTCGGGCGATCTTTGGTGGCACGATGCCCGTTATGGTCGAAGCTCGTAGCGAGTCGGCGATCAAGCTGGCGTTGGAATTGTTCCGCGATGAATACAAGCTGCCGCTGGTCATCATCGGCGGTGACGAAGCGAACGCCCTGGCGGGCGAAATTGCCAAGCGTGATGTCGCGGTGGCTCTCGGTCCTAACCTATTCCGTTCCCAGGGGGCGCGCTCGATTAACGTGGCTCAGACGCTGGCGGTCCAGGGGGTGCTGTTGGGGTTCATCTCGGAGGCGGCCACTGGCTCCAAGGAGTTGCCCACGGCGGTCGGCTACGCTGTCAGTCGTGGTCTAGGAAGCCGCGACGCTCTGGTGGCACTCACCCACGGCGCGGCTAAACTGCTCAATCTGGGCGACCGTCTGGGTCTCGTCGCGCCAGGACGCGCCGCCGATTTGGTGATCTTGAGTGGTCCTCCCGGCCTGCCCTCTAGCCGGGTTCTGGCCGTCATGATCGATGGACGCTTCGTCCACTCGACTCAACCCGAACTTCCTACCGACCCCCTGGAGGACTAA
- a CDS encoding amidohydrolase family protein, giving the protein MSARFHSCWARMGLVLVAIGVTWSAARSQESPTPKASEFKPNAALSKPKLAIKAAKIFTSAGEPIANGIILVSHGKIEKVGSAREIAIPEGYETIDHSDKFAMPGLIEAHCHVAGSGDLNDTVYQTNPELRVLDQLRPHNDDLKLAIAGGVTTVCYIPGSGSNMGGWGALLKTGPGELKDVLIRFPGVLKIAQAGNPERRNGEVGSGRMGMNFVIRQQLEEGRRYVEAWDAWEKNPNGPKPAVNLRLEYFKPLFHREIPVLVHTQQYQVVMSSIRILHDEMNLKIVIGHGTFDGYRLGEEVLKRNIPVMAGPRGFYPNPEDGQWHGVVAEYANRGVTFLGVNTDAPVIPQEELWFQGTMAVRYGWNEAAALRGLTIEAAKALMIEDRVGSLEPGKDADIVISTGLILDPRHYVVEVFIDGRSVYHEAKDGRRF; this is encoded by the coding sequence ATGTCCGCACGTTTCCATTCATGTTGGGCACGAATGGGTTTGGTTCTGGTCGCAATTGGGGTCACCTGGTCCGCGGCGCGTAGTCAAGAGTCCCCAACTCCCAAAGCCTCCGAGTTCAAGCCCAACGCCGCTTTGTCCAAGCCCAAGCTGGCGATCAAGGCGGCAAAGATTTTCACCTCGGCAGGCGAACCGATCGCCAATGGGATCATCCTGGTCTCTCACGGCAAAATCGAAAAGGTTGGATCGGCCCGCGAGATCGCTATTCCAGAGGGGTATGAGACGATCGACCACTCCGACAAGTTCGCCATGCCCGGCCTGATCGAAGCCCACTGCCACGTTGCCGGCTCCGGCGACCTGAACGACACGGTCTATCAGACCAACCCCGAGTTGCGGGTGCTCGACCAACTTCGTCCCCACAACGACGACCTGAAATTGGCGATCGCCGGAGGCGTGACGACCGTCTGTTACATTCCCGGTTCCGGCAGCAACATGGGCGGCTGGGGCGCGCTGCTGAAGACCGGGCCGGGGGAACTCAAGGATGTGTTGATTCGCTTCCCCGGTGTCCTCAAGATCGCCCAGGCCGGCAACCCCGAACGTCGCAACGGCGAAGTTGGTTCGGGACGGATGGGGATGAACTTTGTCATCCGTCAGCAGCTTGAAGAAGGACGGCGCTACGTCGAGGCCTGGGACGCCTGGGAGAAGAATCCCAACGGTCCTAAGCCGGCCGTGAACCTGCGTTTGGAGTACTTTAAGCCGCTGTTCCACAGGGAAATCCCCGTCTTGGTGCATACCCAGCAATATCAAGTGGTGATGTCGTCGATTCGAATCCTGCACGACGAGATGAACCTCAAGATCGTGATTGGTCACGGCACCTTCGACGGCTATCGGCTCGGTGAGGAAGTTCTCAAGCGCAACATTCCAGTGATGGCCGGTCCCCGCGGCTTCTATCCCAACCCCGAAGATGGTCAGTGGCACGGTGTGGTTGCCGAATACGCCAACCGGGGCGTCACGTTCCTCGGGGTCAACACCGACGCGCCTGTGATTCCCCAAGAGGAACTTTGGTTTCAAGGAACGATGGCGGTCCGCTACGGCTGGAACGAGGCAGCGGCGCTGCGCGGTCTGACCATCGAGGCCGCCAAGGCGCTCATGATCGAGGATCGGGTCGGTTCCTTAGAGCCAGGTAAAGACGCCGATATCGTGATTTCGACCGGTTTGATCCTGGACCCGCGCCACTACGTCGTCGAAGTGTTCATCGACGGTCGTTCAGTTTACCACGAAGCCAAAGATGGTCGTCGGTTTTGA